From one Paramormyrops kingsleyae isolate MSU_618 chromosome 1, PKINGS_0.4, whole genome shotgun sequence genomic stretch:
- the gpr34b gene encoding probable G-protein coupled receptor 34b, whose protein sequence is MSTNTHSYSTANGTDTCVDDSVLGLPLAIFYSIFFVFGLLGNGLALWVFIFVHGKKNSVRVFLINIAVADLLLVACLPFRVIYHSIGNRWTLGPILCKMVGNIFYMNMYISITLLGFISVDRYIKIHRGSGRRLLRSHWSTLLCGIIWTVSITAIIPMITLSEGNEEEEKCFQYKQKKNAKGKAYFNLVMVAIFWLIFLLLIISYGKIAMKLLEASKNNLPNAIKYNRTAKKSFFVLFLFTICFCPYHVFRIFYIHSQITEPSCQVKNIVDKTNEVMLLLSTFNSCLDPVMYFLLSGSVRKATMRILSNFFQVQEISGNSSSTELRRASVPQVSSTPRNSISLLITQRCKASPTSFRR, encoded by the coding sequence ATGAGTACCAACACGCACAGCTATTCCACAGCAAACGGCACAGACACCTGCGTCGATGACTCCGTGCTCGGGCTGCCTCTGGCCATCTTCTACTCCATCTTCTTTGTCTTCGGCCTGTTGGGGAACGGCCTAGCCCTCTGGGTGTTCATCTTTGTCCATGGCAAGAAGAACTCGGTGCGCGTGTTCCTCATCAACATTGCTGTGGCTGACCTCCTACTGGTGGCTTGCCTGCCTTTCCGTGTGATTTACCACAGCATCGGAAACCGCTGGACCCTGGGCCCCATACTGTGCAAGATGGTGGGGAATATTTTCTACATGAACATGTACATCAGCATCACCCTACTGGGCTTCATCAGCGTGGACCGATACATCAAGATCCATCGGGGCAGCGGCCGGCGCCTCCTCCGCAGCCACTGGAGCACCTTGCTCTGCGGCATCATCtggaccgtgtccatcactgcCATCATCCCCATGATCACGCTCTCCGAGGGCAACGAGGAGGAAGAAAAATGCTTCCAATACAAGCAGAAGAAGAATGCCAAAGGCAAGGCCTACTTCAATCTTGTAATGGTGGCAATCTTCTGGTTGATATTCCTTTTGCTCATCATCTCCTACGGAAAGATTGCCATGAAATTGCTGGAAGCTTCCAAAAACAATCTTCCCAATGCCATTAAGTACAACAGGACGGCCAAGAAATCATTCTTTGTGCTCTTCCTGTTCACCATCTGCTTCTGCCCCTATCACGTGTTCCGGATCTTCTACATCCATTCGCAGATTACTGAGCCTTCCTGTCAAGTGAAGAACATCGTGGACAAGACTAACGAGGTAATGCTGCTCCTCTCCACCTTCAACAGCTGCCTGGACCCCGTCATGTACTTCCTGCTCTCCGGCTCGGTCCGCAAGGCCACCATGCGGATACTCAGCAACTTCTTCCAGGTGCAGGAAATTAGTGGGAACAGCTCGTCCACGGAGCTGCGGAGGGCCTCGGTGCCACAGGTGTCCAGCACCCCACGGAACAGCATCAGCCTTCTCATCACGCAACGCTGCAAGGCCTCCCCAACTTCTTTCCGGCGCTGA